A window from Gallus gallus isolate bGalGal1 chromosome 5, bGalGal1.mat.broiler.GRCg7b, whole genome shotgun sequence encodes these proteins:
- the LOC124418025 gene encoding sterile alpha motif domain-containing protein 1-like — protein MLGEQTEPSAPRRAAPLSRLKALNREPARGGSGAARDERAPLSGPYRAVPPSRARLRPPPPPPRPGSPPADPQLRAAPAPSATASAPPPPASPGALCGSYINQCEAHNAPREVGVRPALLSAPGSGLAAAGGDFHSIKKTKISCQLDLLFEKV, from the exons ATGCTGGGCGAGCAGACGGAGCCTTCTGCCCCGCGCCGGGCCGCGCCTCTCTCCCGGCTGAAAGCCCTCAACCGCGAGCCCGCCCGCGGAGGCTCCGGCGCGGCCAGAGACGAACGAGCCCCCCTCTCCGGGCCCTACCGAGCGGTCCCTCCGAGCCGGGCCCggctccgcccgccgccgccgcctccac GCCCCGGATCGCCGCCGGCCGACCCGCAGCTCCGCGCCGCGCCAGCCCCGAGCGCCACCGcctccgcgccgccgcctcccgcgtCTCCCGGCGCCCTCTGCGGCTCGTATATAAATCAGTGCGAGGCCCACAATGCACCGCGAGAGGTCGGCGTACGGCCCGCCCTCCTCTCCGCCCCCGGTTCTGGACTCGCTGCGGCGG GTGGTGACTTTCAttctataaagaaaacaaaaatatcctGCCAGCTTGACCTGCTTTTTGAAAAG GTGTAA